Within the SAR202 cluster bacterium genome, the region CTGCAGCACGAGCTTTCGCGCCATGTCCCGCTGCATCCCCATGTATACGCCCGCGTCGATCATCGCCTCAATGAACAGGTACACGTACGCCGGCCCGCTGGCGCTCAGCGCGGTGGACATGTCGATGAACTTCTCATCGGCCACGTACACCTCTTCACCCAGCGTGGCCAGGATGGACCGGCAGACATCCAGCTTCGACTGCTGCACCTGCGGCGTCGCTGTCCACACGCTCATCCCCGCGCCGATCTGCGATGGCGTGTTGGGCATGACACGCACGACGGCCTGGTGCCCGAGGCCGGAGGTGAGAGTCTCCATCTTGGCACCCGCGATAATAGAGAGAACGACCTGCTCCTTCTCGAGGTTGGGCTTGAGCTCGGCCATCACGTCGGCAAGCTGCTGCGGCTTGATCGACAGGACGACGAGATCCGCGCCACTCGCAGCGCCTGCGTTGTCGGCCCGCGCCTCGATGCCGTACCTGCTGGCCAGGTACGCGCGGCGGTCGGCGAACGGCTCCCCGGCGACCAAGTCCTGCTTGCCGGCAATCCCGGCCTTGAGTATGCCGCCGATCATCGCCTCCGCCATCATCCCGCCACCGACGAACGCTATGCGCATGGTAGAGATGTCCTCGCTAAATTTCGTCTTCTCACGGCGCGTCGACTGTTTGACTCCCTCCTCTCCATGAGGGAGAGGCCTACGGGGCCTTATCCGTAGAGCCTGCCCTGAGGCTTTGCGAAGGGGTGAGGGCTATCGGCTCTTTTGCCTTCGCTCTTTTCGGATCGTACGGGCAGGTCCCCGTGCCTGCCCTGGGCGGGGTCCGGCCCTGCAGCCATCGCCATCCATCCAACAGCCTTAGCCCTCACCCTTTGCCCGGAGCGGCAAAGGCCTCTCCCTCGGGGAGAGGAGGAAAACCGCCCCTCTGCCTCCCCCCCCCCCGACACCCCCTAGTCGCCCAAAGCGGCGACGTCTCCCCCCGACCCTACCTCAGCTTGCTCTCGCTGGCCAGGTCCACGGCGACCACTATCGCCTCCAGCATGCTCTGGTGGTCCGCCACGCCCTTGCCGGCGATGTCGAACGCCGTGCCGTGGTCCACAGACGTGCGGATGAACGGCAGCCCCAGGTTCACGCTGACGCTCTTTGCCCAGTTGTGCACCTTGATCGCGATGTGCCCCTGGTCGTGGTACATTGCCAGCGCTACGTCGTACTTCCCGTTAATCGCCTGGTTGAACACAGTGTCGGCCGGGACCGGGCCAATGGCGTTGATGCCGGCGGCGCGGGCAGCCTCAACGGCGGGTGCGATGTGCTCGCCCTCCTCGGAGCCGATGAGGCCGCCGTCGCTCGCGTG harbors:
- a CDS encoding pyrroline-5-carboxylate reductase, which gives rise to MRIAFVGGGMMAEAMIGGILKAGIAGKQDLVAGEPFADRRAYLASRYGIEARADNAGAASGADLVVLSIKPQQLADVMAELKPNLEKEQVVLSIIAGAKMETLTSGLGHQAVVRVMPNTPSQIGAGMSVWTATPQVQQSKLDVCRSILATLGEEVYVADEKFIDMSTALSASGPAYVYLFIEAMIDAGVYMGMQRDMARKLVLQTVLGTTRMVKESGKHPAELRDMVTSPGGTTAEALKVFEQNAFRGTILEAIVAAYQKSRALGGQK